A genomic region of Punica granatum isolate Tunisia-2019 unplaced genomic scaffold, ASM765513v2 Contig00116, whole genome shotgun sequence contains the following coding sequences:
- the LOC116190089 gene encoding uncharacterized protein LOC116190089, whose translation MVEQVDEENVVQVVTNNASHYKATCEMLMEKRKKLFWTPYTAHCIDLILEDLEKKIKVHELTIMKSRKITTFIYSRTLLIMMLKHFTKSKELIRPVVTRFATAYLTLGCLFDNRNALRTIYDPVWKVIDERWEVQLHRPLHAAAYYLNLQLHFSSKFSADREVIHGLYKVMDQMLDDEERDKVDLQLEEFKHERWLFGFSSAKSMRFKKTPADWWESYGADTPELQRFSIRILSLTCSSSGCEHNWSAFEMLKDKKIMKQVDLQVEEISSDDEWIVEEEKENTATLSHNFNLRSLGRGDDGDEESGDIQIGDADAENMHTQEHGTVDDLELPKEDEFDTLYNDDVGDDEDLDEI comes from the exons ATGGTAGAGCAAGTTGATGAAGAGAATGTAGTTCAAGTTGTCACGAATAATGCTTCCCATTACAAGGCGACATGTGAGATGTTAATGGAGAAACGGAAGAAGTTATTTTGGACTCCTTATACAGCTCATTGCATAGATCTTATACTGGAggatttggagaagaagattaaGGTACATGAGCTGACGATAATGAAGAGTAGGAAGATCACAACCTTCATTTACTCGAGAACACTCCTTATCATGATGCTGAAGCATTTCACAAAGAGTAAAGAATTGATTAGACCGGTTGTGACTCGCTTTGCTACTGCTTATCTGACTTTGGGATGCCTCTTCGATAATAGAAATGCTCTAAGGACTAT CTATGATCCTGTTTGGAAGGTTATTGATGAGAGATGGGAGGTTCAACTTCATAGGCCTCTACATGCTGCTGCTTATTACCTGAATCTCCAGTTGCATTTCTCTTCTAAATTTAGTGCTGATAGAGAAGTTATACATGGATTATATAAGGTTATGGATCAGATGCTAGATGATGAAGAGAGGGATAAGGTTGATTTGCAGCTAGAGGAATTCAAACATGAAAGATGGCTCTTTGGATTTTCATCTGCAAAGTCTATGAGGTTTAAGAAGACACCGGCAGATTGGTGGGAGTCATATGGTGCCGATACCCCAGAGTTACAAAGATTTAGCATAAGGATATTGAGTTTGACCTGTAGCTCTTCGGGATGTGAGCATAATTGGAGTGCTTTTGAAATG TTGAAAGATAAGAAGATCATGAAGCAAGTTGATCTTCAAGTGGAGGAAATTTCTTCCGATGATGAATGGATTGTcgaagaggagaaagagaATACCGCAACTTTAAGCCATAATTTTAACTTGCGTTCTCTTGGTCGTGGggatgatggtgatgaagaGAGTGGAGATATTCAAATTGGCGATGCAGATGCAGAGAATATGCACACACAAGAGCATGGCACGGTTGATGACTTGGAGCTTCCAAAAGAAGATGAGTTTGATACTTTGTATAATgatgatgtaggtgatgatgaAGATTTGGATGAAATTTGA
- the LOC116190088 gene encoding extensin-like — translation MVQENHTGIPEEINPPAPVHPQSPTAQTTLPLNSAGAPLAYPRAPSTYFPLPTTTGASLPRSGFPPLPPVYAPPLPMIQTPPPIQDTTRIAALEDNVATLHGTMNLMATNMAEMMALLRDPNHASSNSTPPLASGSTVDPAPWAPPTLAPEGDTAAATPTTPVHQPAHVSTVYPADFFQPQPTVPAVAPLPPMTIDTPGPTVFASPPLSIPAIVYTVPPPTVFPTSNAPASAPAQST, via the coding sequence ATGGTACAGGAAAACCATACTGGTATCCCCGAGGAGATCAACCCGCCCGCGCCGGTCCATCCCCAATCACCGACGGCCCAAACGACACTGCCACTGAATTCTGCGGGAGCACCTCTGGCCTATCCGAGGGCACCCTCCACGTATTTCCCGCTGCCAACCACAACGGGCGCGTCCTTACCCCGCTCGGGGTTCCCACCACTACCGCCGGTATATGCGCCGCCTCTACCAATGATCCAAACGCCACCACCGATCCAAGATACCACCCGCATCGCCGCACTCGAGGATAATGTCGCAACGCTCCATGGTACTATGAACCTGATGGCCACTAACATGGCCGAAATGATGGCCCTGCTTCGAGACCCGAATCATGCGTCATCGAACTCCACTCCTCCTCTCGCAAGTGGGTCAACGGTCGATCCCGCTCCTTGGGCACCGCCGACTCTTGCACCAGAAGGCGACACCGCCGCCGCCACACCGACCACCCCTGTCCATCAACCGGCGCACGTGTCAACAGTCTACCCGGCCGATTTCTTCCAACCACAACCCACCGTTCCAGCGGTCGCCCCGCTCCCACCCATGACGATCGACACGCCAGGTCCAACTGTGTTCGCGTCACCTCCTTTATCGATCCCAGCTATAGTTTATACCGTTCCCCCACCAACGGTCTTCCCTACGTCAAATGCCCCTGCTTCGGCTCCTGCTCAAAGTACATAA